A stretch of DNA from Alicyclobacillus acidocaldarius subsp. acidocaldarius Tc-4-1:
CCACCACAATCGTATGCGCATCTGGATTGGACAGTAGTTTCATGAGCTTCGGTCGATGTCCGTTGAGCCCCGAGCCGATTTCCGTGACCGCCTTGACCACGACAAGCCTCTGTTCCGTTGCAAATTCCATGAGTCGTGCGATTTGGCGATCCAAATCGGCTTTTTGATCGGCGCTTGACACGCGGGCATACAAGGCCACGGCATTCTCCGTGGAAGACTCGGGTTCGTGAACAAGGATGGTGCCCGAAGGAGTTTGCTCAAAAGGCACGGGCATCCGGCCTTCTTTTACCCCAACGCCAGGCGGTCTTGTACGTGATTCCATTCTTTCTTGCCCAATCACTGATTTTCATAGAAATGAAATACATCAAATGTACATGATTGTCCATCATTCAATGAGCAGTTCTCAGCCCTCGGCGGCGATGTCGACCGCGAGCACGCGTGCACCCTCCTGAGCAAAACGAATGGCCATCGCGCGGCCCATGCCGGATGCCGCACCTGTGATGACAGCGACGCGATCTTCCAGGCGCAAGAAGAAGACCTCCCTTATGCATGAAAAATGTTTATCATTGAAAACATTCGTGATGGCGCGAGGGAATCCTGCGGCTTTGGAGACGCGGATGAGGCAAGGGGGCGGTACGCGACAGCGCGGCCAAGCCAGGGGCCTATCGCACGCGAATACGAAAAAATCCGCGCAACAATGCGCGGATTTTCGATCTTGAGTGGTCGGAATGACAGGACTCGAACCTGCGACCTCACGGTCCCGAACCGTGCGCTCTACCACCTGAGCTACATTCCGTCGCCTTGACGCCTCAAAGCGGACAGCGATAAATATAGCAGAGGGCACCTTCCTCGTCAAGGCCTTTTTGTGGAAAAGGGATGCCTGAGATGCTTTCCATCAGACAAGCTCTCCAAATGCATATACGCTGTTGGCGAGTGAGCCGTATTGCCAATCGCGATGCAAAAGCCTCCCTTGTGGCCGCTCTTCACCAGCACCCATCGCGTAAAATAGCGGGATCAAGTGCTCCACGCCCCACGACGGCGCGGCCCACTCCGCATACGGCGCCTCTTCGCGGTAGGCAAACAGCGCATCGACGTCCCCTTCGGAGATGCGCGATTCGAGCCAGCGCTCGAACGCCTCCGCCCAGGCTTCCGGCTGGCCGTCCTCCCGGTTCCATTGAAGCATACGCAGGTTGTGCACCGTCGCACCGCTTCCAATGATCAAAACGCTCTCTTGTCGCAGGGGTGCGAGCGCCCGGCCAATTTGGAACTGATGTTCCGGGCGAAGCGCCGGATCGACGGACATCGAGACGACGGGGATGGACGCATCCGGGAAGATGCGAGACAGAATCGTCCAGACGCCGTGGTCGAAGCCGCGGGCTAGGTCCAGGCGCGCTTCGATCCCGGCGCTCACGAGAAGTTCTTGGATTCGAACGGCCAGCGCAGGGTCTCCTGGGGCTGGATATCGGATCTGGTACAGCGTCTCTGGGAAACCGTAGAAGTCGTGGATCGTGTCGGGTTGAGGCGATGCCGAGATGGTCTGAACTCCTTCGGTCCAGTGGGCGCTGAACACGACGATGGAGCGCGGGACAGGGAGATCGCGCGACAACTGATCCAGGTAACGTCCGTAGACACTGTCCTCGATCGCCACCATCGGGGAACCGTGGGCGATAAACAGGCTTGGCATTTCGCGAGTCATAAAGGTACTTCTCTCCTTGTGGGAGGAATTTTTCCTCTCCGTTCAGAATGGAATGCAGATACGCCTGATTGTCATGGGAGGGGACGATGTTTTACCAGACGATTGACGATGATTTGAGGCTTCGGCTGTTGGAACCCAGAGATGCCGACGCCTTGTTCCGACTGCTGGATGAGTCGCGCGCCTACCTGCGCGAGTGGCTGCCGTTTTGGACGACAATCAGAGTTCGGCGGACACGCGAGCGTTTATTCAGTCTGGTCTCCAACGATATGCGGCTCAGAACGGCGCCGAGATTGGCCTATGGTACCGAGGCGAGATCGCCGGTGTGCTGGGGTTGCACTACATCGATTGGGCCAATCGATCGACGAGCCTCGGCTATTGGCTGGGCGAGCGATATCAGGGCAAAGGAATCATGACCCGGGCTTGCAAGGCCGTGATCGACATCCTGTTTCGTGAATACGGCCTGAATCGCGTGGAGATCCGCGCCGCGACAGGCAACTACAAGAGCCGGGCCGTCGCGGAACGGCTTGGCTTCCAGTACGAAGGCTGCAAACGACAAGCCGAGTGGCTGTACGACCACTACGTCGATCACGCCGTGTACAGCATCCTCGCGGAAGAGTGGCGAAGCCTGCAAGCCCGGTGACGCCAGGCGCCTACCAAACTTTCCGCATCTCAATCTCGTCGTGCAGCGGAATGCCATCGAGGCCGAGGCGCGGAATCGACGGCTTTCGCTTCCGCGCCTCGTCGATGGCACCCACGTGCACGGCGTGAAACCGGTAGCCACGCCGCTGGTAGAATCGCATCGCTTTCAGATTGTCGTTCGATGTGATGAGCGTCACGCGCGGGACGCCGACCCATTTCGCCCTATCTTCCACCGCCTGCAACAAGCGCGTCCCCACGCCGATGCCTTCCACCAGGCTGTTCAGGCTCAGCAGTTCACATTCTTCGTCCAGGACCACGAACGTGGCGGCACCGACGTAGGCGCCGCCCTTCACCGCGATGACGGCTTCGACATCTTCCAGTCGGTACACCCTGCCGCGCGAGACCATCGTTTCGCCGCCCCATTCGCGGTTCCATAAGTCGAGGAGCCACTGTCGATCCGCCTCTCGCTGCGGGCGAATCACTTGAATGGTGTGGTGAGTCCGGGAAAGCTCCATGGGTTCATCACTCCTCGGCGCCGCTCTTCGATGCGAACACGTGATCGCGTTCGTTGGACAGACCTGCTATACTGATCAATAACACAACGGTGCGTGCAAAGGGTGATGGATGGTGGCCACGGCGGGAGCGAGCGACATTCTGAAGGGGCTCAACGAAAAGCAGCGCGAGGCGGTTACGGCGACCGACGGGCCGGTGCTCGTCATCGCCGGCGCGGGTAGCGGCAAGACGAGTGTGCTCACGCGGCGAATTGCGTACCTCATTGCCGAGCGCCGCGTGCCGCCGTGGGCCATTCTCGCCATCACGTTCACGAACAAGGCGGCGCGGGAGATGGAAGAGCGGATTGAGCGCCTAGTGGGGCCTGTCGCCTCCGACATCTGGACGTCGACCTTTCACGCCATGTGCGCGCGCATTCTGCGGCGCGACATCCATCACCTGGGGTACACCTCGGCGTTCACCGTGCTCGACGCCGCGGATCAGGTCTCTCTCGTCCGCCGCCTGATGCAGGAGATGAACATCGACGTGCGGAAGTTCGAGCCGCGAGCCGTGCTTTCCGTCATCAGCCAGCACAAGAATGAGCTGCGTTCGGCCGAGAAGGCGCTCGATCTCGCCGGATCGCCGTACGACAAGATGGTGGGCGACGTGTACCTGGCGTACGAGAGGCGGCTGCGCGAAAATCAGGCGCTCGATTTCGACGACCTCCTCGTAAAGACGGTCGAGCTCTTCCGCAAGGTGCCGGATGTCCTCGCGTATTATCAGCACCGGTTCAGCCATATCCATGTCGATGAGTACCAGGATACCAACCACGCCCAATACGTCCTGGTCAAGCTGCTCGCAGAGCGGCGCCGCAACCTGTGTGTCGTCGGCGATTCGGACCAGTCCATCTACGGCTGGCGGGGAGCCGACATCCGCAACATCCTCGAGTTCCAGAGGGATTACCCGGATGCGCGCGTCATCCGGCTCGAGCAAAACTACCGCTCCACCGGGCGCATCCTCCGCATCGCGAACCAGGTCATCCAGCACAATCAGCTGCGGCTTGAGAAGAACCTGTGGACGGATCGGGGCGAAGGTGAGCGGGCGAAGCTGTTCGTCGCGCCGGACGAGCGCGTGGAGGCCGATTGGGTGGCGGACGAAATTGCGCGCATGGTGGCCGATGGGCGGCGGTACCGGGACGTGGCTATCCTGTACCGTACCAACGCGCAGTCGCGCGTCCTCGAGGAAGCGTTTCTGCAGCGCGGGATTCCGTACCGCATCTACGGCGGTCTTCGCTTCTACGAGCGGCGCGAGGTGAAGGACGTGATCGCCTATCTGCGCCTCGTCGCCAATCCGAACGACGATGTGTCGTTCCTCCGCGTGGTCAACGTGCCGAAGCGCGGAATTGGCGATACGACGCTCGAGAAGCTGGCCGAGTACGCGCGGCAGCGCGGAACGTCTCTTTTTGAGGCGGCGCTCCACGCTCCCGAAGCGGGCATTTCGAAGAAGGCGGCGTCCGCGCTTCAGTCGTTCGTGGAGCTGATTCAGACGCTGCAACTCCAGCGCGCTTTCCTGCCACTGACGGATCTCACGGACGAGCTGTTGGAGCGGTCGGGATATCGCGAGGCCCTTCGCGCGGAGCGCAGCATGGAAGCCGAGAACCGCCTGGAAAACCTCGACGAGTTCCTGTCTCTGACGCGCGAATTTGACGAAGAGGGCGTGTCGGACGGCGAGATGGGCGCGCTGGAACAGTTCCTCACGCACGTCGCGCTCGTGTCGGACGCGGATCTCCCTGGTGGGCGGCCGGGACGCCGCGAGGACGTGGACGAGGTGTCCATGATGACGCTTCACGCCGCGAAGGGACTCGAATTTCCGGTGGTGTTCCTCGTCGGCCTCGAAGAGGGCGTGTTTCCGCACCGGCGAGCGCTCGACGGGGGCGAGGAGCTCGAGGAGGAGCGCAGGCTCTGTTACGTCGGCATTACGCGAGCGATGGAGCGCTTGTACCTGACCACGTGCCGATCCCGCATGCTGTTCGGCGAGCGGCGCTCGTTCACGCCTTCGCGTTTTCTGTCCGAGATGCCGGCGTCGGACATCGAGCGCGTGGGCGAGGAGGAAACGATGTTCGGGCGCGGTTGGCGCGATGCGCGCGCTGGGATGCGTGCGCCCGTGCACGTGGTGGCCGATGCGGCGTCCGGGCCGCGGATGAGCGTGCCGAGATCGTTTGGCGCGGATTTGTCCGTGCCGTACGAGCCTGGCGATCTCGTCGAGCACCGCAAGTGGGGGCGCGGCGTGATCGTCGCCAAATCGGGCGAGGGCGAGTCGCTGGAACTCGTGGTGCGTTTTGACGATCCCATCGGCGAGAAGCGGCTTTTCGCCAAGTTCGCGCCGATTCACAAGGTGGATCCCTAATCGGATGCAAGCATCCCATGCAGTCCGTGATGAGGAGTGTGATGCGTGTCGTGGACGCCAAATCGGCCTTGTCCTTGGAAGAAGCGCGTGCGCGCGCCAAGGTGCTCCGGGAACAGATTGAATACCACAACCGAAAATACTACCTGGAGGACAACCCGGAGATCTCCGACGCGGAGTGGGACGCGCTGATGCGCGATCTCATCGAGCTTGAGCGCAAATACCCGGAGCTCGTCGATCCGGCCTCGCCTACGCAGCGGGTGGGTGCCCCGGCCCTCGAGGGATTCGCCAAGGTCGTGCACGAGGTGCCCATGCTGTCGCTCGCAAACGCGTATTCGACGGAGGATCTGCTCGATTGGGATCGCCGCGTGCGACAGGCGGTGGGCGACGACGTCCGCTACGTGTGCGAGCTCAAGATTGACGGCCTGGCCGTGGCACTGCGCTACCAGGAGGGCCGGCTCGTGCTTGGGGCAACGCGCGGCGACGGCGAGGTGGGAGAGGACATCACGGCCAACATTCGCACCATTCGCAATGTGCCGCTGGAACTTTCGGAACCTGTGTCGCTCGAGGTGCGAGGCGAGGCGTACATGCCAAAGCGCGAGTTCATGCGGCTCAACGAACTCCGCGAGCAGCAGGGCGAGCCGCTTTTCGCCAACCCGCGCAACGCGGCCGCCGGATCGCTCCGCCAGCTCGATCCGGCCGTGGCCGCGAGCCGGAGGCTCGGCGTGATTGTGTACCAGTTGGTGCGCGCCGAGGCGCACGGGTGTGAGACGCACAGCCAGGCGCTGGATTACGTGGCCCGCCTCGGCCTGCCCGCGCACCGCGAGCGGCACGTGTGCGCGAACATCGAGGACGTGATCGCGTACATCGAGGCGTGGGCGGACAAGCGCCACGAGCTGCCGTACGCGACGGACGGCATGGTGGTGAAGGTGGATTCTCTCGCACTGCAGGCGCGCCTCGGCGCCACCGCCAAGAGCCCGCGCTGGGCCATTGCGTACAAATACGCGGCGGAGCAGGCGGAGACCACGCTTCGCGCCATCGAGTTAAACGTCGGCCGCACGGGCGTGGTGACGCCGACCGCTGTGTTCGATCCCGTCCAGCTCGCGGGCACCACGGTCTCGAGGGCGTCGCTGCACAACGAGGACTTGGTGCGCGAGAAGGACATCCGCGTGGGCGACGTCATTGTGGTGCAGAAGGCAGGGGACATCATTCCCGAGGTCATTCGGTCGCTGCCCGAGCGGCGCACCGAGCCGCTGCCCGAATTTCGCATGCCGGAGACGTGTCCGCAGTGCGGATCCAGGCTCGTGCGGCTCGACGGCGAGGTGGCGTGGCGCTGCATCAACCCCGACTGCCCGGCTCTCCTGCGCGAGGGGCTCATCCACTTCTGTTCGCGCGACGCGATGAACATCGAGGGCCTCGGTGAGCAGTGGATCACGGTGCTTTTGGAGCGCGGGCTGGTACGGACGCACGCAGATTTGTATCGCCTTCGAAAGTCGGATCTCATTCAGCTCGATCGGATGGGCGACAAGCTCGCCGATAAGCTGTTGCACAATATCCAGGAGAGCAAGCGAAACTCGCTCGAGCGCCTCTTGTTTGGACTCGGCATCCGGCACGTGGGCGAGAAAGCGGCCAAGACGTTGGCGGAGCACTTCGGGACCATGGATACGCTCATGTCCGCAACTGAGGAGGAGTTGATGGCGGTCCCCGACATCGGCCCCAAAGTCGCGCAGAGCATCCGCCAGTACTTCGATACGCCCCGCGTGCGCCAGTTGATTGGGGAATTGAAAGATCTGGGTGTGAACATGGTCTATCTCGGCCCGCAGAAGGTGTCGGACGGCCCGCTCGCCGGAAAGACCGTGGTATTGACCGGCGTGCTTCACGCGGCGGATCGAAAACAGGCGACGGAGTGGATTGAGCGGATGGGGGGCAAGGTCGCCTCGAGTGTCAGCGCAAAGACAGACGTGCTCATCGCGGGGGAGAAAGCCGGATCGAAGCTCGCCAAAGCCCAGGAGATCTTGCGGACTCATCCGGACGCAAAGCTCGAAATCTGGGACGAGGCGGCGTTTCTGCGCCTCGTGGACGAGGCGGGACTTCGCTGAGCCTCGTAGATCAGGCAGGACTTCACGCTCACTCGACGAGCAAAAAAGCGGGCTGGCGTGTTGCCAGCCCGAAATTGAGGATGGGTTGCGGTGTTCGTCCCCGACATGCTGCCCTTCGCCGCGCTTTGGCCACTCGTTCTCCCGCCGCTTCGGTGGCCACGCGATGGAGGCGCCTGCCTCGCCGTGGACAACCGCCCGCGTGCGAAGGCGATTCACCGATGGGGGCCGCCGCGGACATCGGTGAGCTCGCCCCGGTGTGCACGCCTGTGCCAAACGTGTTTTGCGATTGCCCCGGCACCATGATCATGCCTCGAGGTAGGCGATAAGGGAAATACATGTTTTGTATATGAATGATAAATCAATTCTTATCACTCCTGTCATCTTGCTGTAACCAAGTGGCGGTATACTCTACCTACACACGGCGGACATTCTCCCCTATCTGGCGTGTCTTGCAAAATTGCATATTGACGATTCAGCTTTTCCGTTGCCACAATCATAGGAGCGAAGGTAGATTTGGTTGTCAATCGCTTACATAGGTTGATACATCGTGAATTCGACAGGGTGATTCGGACATGCGGAGTCGGTGGATGGGCGGATTTTTGGCCGCAAGTCTCGTGGCACTCGGGACCATGGGCGCAATGGGGGATGGGGCAAGCGGAGCCCTGGACATGCATCGGCAGGCGGCTTCGGTTGCCGATGGCAGCAAAGCGGTGAAGGAGGCGACAGCGTCCGCGCCCTCCGACGTACCCGGCGTTCACTTCTCTCTTCCGTTTTTCTTCGGACCGCCGGTGAAAATCGTGACCTTTGGCTCCGGCATTCCTTCGTCCGAGGTCACGCACATTCAAAATCTTCTCAATCGTGTGAATTCCATTCAGCGCATTCGCGACTTTCTCGGCGTTCGCATGAACCACACGGCGACCATTGTCCTCGTGAAAAACGCGTCGGACTACCAAGCGGAACTCCGCCAGCTCGGCGTGTCGGCCGGGGACGCGTCCAGTCTTTCCGAGGACTCCAATGGTTTCACGCTCGGCAGCACGGTCGTCATTCCGTTGTTCCAAAATCCTACGGACGTGGACTTGGCTAACGTGTTGACCCATGAGCTCACGCACGTGGACATCAACCAGCACATTTCGAACATTCCCAGTTGGATGAATGAAGGCATGGCGGTCTACATGGGGATGAACGGTCAAAAAGCCATCGAGAATCCCGTCGATTTCGCGAGCGATGAGAAGCAGGACGCCGAGGACATTCTGCAGGTTGTCCAATCGAATCAACTGGTCCCTCTGACGGGCAGCGAGGCCGCCATCCTGTCCGGCCAGGAGACCTATGATTACGAGTTGCAGGACTGGCTAGCGGTATGCTATCTCATCGCGCACTACGGCAAGTCGTCCATTCAGACGCTGGTTCGCCATCTGGAATCAGAGAATCCCAACCAAGCGTTTTTCGACACCTATGGCGAGACGGTGTCAGCGTTCAACGCCCAATTCACCAAAGCCCTCAAGCAGTCCGCCAGCGTGGCCAGCGCGGGCGCGTCGCTCGAAATCAGCATTTCTCCGTCTTATCACGGCGAAATTTTCGTGCAACCGCCCAACCAGGCCGTCGGCCACGGATTCAAGGCTGAGCCGGGAACGCACCATGTGACCGTGACGCCTTCTGGACAAGTGCAGGCCGACCTGCCGTCGGTCGGGACGAAGAAGAGCAAGATTCCGGCCACACCCGGGACGATGTACGTTTCGCTGTTGCCACAGCGGTTCGGGAACGTGGACGGCCAGAAGTTGCTCGATGCCGAGATGGAAATTCAGATTCAAAACGGCCTGTACACCTTCGAAAATGCGTGGGAAGAACTCGAAAATAACCCGATGTACGATCCGTCCTATCTGCCGGAGGTGCTGGGCGTCTCCATCACGGCCATCCACGACGAGGCTCCGAATGATCCCATTCTCACCATGCTGAACGCCGAAAACGCATGAGACATCGTCCACATGAGGACACAGGAGGGAACAAAGGGCCACCTCGCGATGGCCTTCGCGAGGTGGCCCCTTCTGACGAATCGCGGCGATGCGCGCGTCAGTTGCGCGAGCGAAGGAATTCCTGTACTGAGAGCTTTTGCTCCGTGCGCGCGTGAAAGAATGCGATGCGGTTGGAATACCGGCCGGCGATGAAGGACGCCGGGATGACGACGGCGAGGGTGACGAGCAGGTCATGCATGGTCAAGGTCATAGGCCCCTCCCTGCAATGTGGTCCTTCATTCGCTCTATGTCTATGAGATCCCGAGGAGGGACATGACTGAACCGGGCGCATCTGCGCCTCTCAGGGGAAAATCGGCATCCATGGCCGGCCTGTGCTATAATCCCGAGAGGAACTTCGTCTGACAAACCTCATGACCATCCAATGGCACCCTGGAGAAGGAGGATGCTCATTGAAGATCACCGATGAGACGGTGAGTCACGTCGCCAAACTTGCGCGGCTGTGGCTTCATCCTCAGGAACTCTCGCAACTCGTTCCCCAGTTAAACGACATTCTCGAGTACGCCGCAAAACTGCAGAGCGTCTCGTTGGACGGCGTGGAGCCGACAAGTCACCCGTTCCATGAGGTGAATGTGGTGCGCCCGGACGTGCCCCGCGAAAGCCTGTCGAGAGTGGAAGCGCTCCGCAATGCGCCGGATCAGGATCAGGGCATGGTGCGCGTTCCGGCGGTTTTGGAAGGAGGGGGCGGCGCATGAGTACTCCGACGGTGAAGGAGATCCTCCGGTCCATCGCGGCAGGGGAGACCAAGGCGCGCGACTGGGTGGAGCAGTCGCTCCGCGCGATTCGCGAGATTGACGGCCGTCTGAAGGCGTTCCTCCTCGTGGATGAGGAGCAGGCGCTCGCGGCGGCGGACCGGATCGATCGCGCCAAGATGTATCAGCATGCACCGCTTCGCGGCGTTCCGTACGCGGCCAAGGACAACATCGTCACGCGGGGCGTGCGGACCACGGCCGCGTCCCGCATCCTCGAGAATTACATACCGCCTTACAACGCCACCGTGATTGACAAGCTGCAGCAGGCCGCGGCCGTGATGGTGGGCAAGACGAACATGGACGAGTTCGCGATGGGATCGTCCACGGAGACGTCCGCGTTCCAGAAGACCGCGAACCCGTACGGCGAGGACCGCGTGCCCGGCGGATCCAGCGGCGGGTCGGCGGCGGCGGTGGCGGCCGGACTGGTGCCGTTCGCACTGGGTTCGGACACGGGTGGATCCATTCGCCAACCGGCGGCGTTCACCGGCTGCTTCGGCATGAAGCCCACGTACGGACGGGTGTCCCGGTACGGGCTTATCGCGTTTGCGTCATCGCTCGATCAGATCGGCCCGTTCACGCGGACGGCGGAGGACGCGGCGCTCGTGCTGAACGCCATCTGCGGCCACGATCCGCTGGATTCCACCTCAAGCCGCCAGCCGGTGCCCAATTTCGCGGACGGGATCGACAGGGGCGTCAAGGGCGTGCGCGTGGGTATCGTGCGCCACCTGCCGGAAGAGGGGCTTGAGCCGGGCGTGAAGGCGGCGGTCCATCGCGCCATTCAACAGCTCGAGGCGGAGGGCGCTGAAGTGGTGGAGATTGAGCTGCCGCACATGGAGTACGCGGTGGCGACGTACTATCTCATCGCGCCGGCGGAGGCGTCGTCGAACCTCGCTCGCTACGACGGCGTGCGGTACGGGCGGCGCGCGGAAGCGTCGAGCCTCATTGAGATGTATGAGCGGTCGCGCAGCGAGGGCTTCGGCATGGAGGTCAAGCGCCGGATCATCATCGGCACCTATGCCCTGTCCTCCGGATATTACGACGCGTACTACAAGCGGGCGCAGCAGATGAGGACGCTCATCCGCCAGGACTACGAACGGGCGTTTGAGGCGTGCGACGTGATCGCCATGCCGACGGCGCCGACGACGGCGTTTAAGCTCGGCGAGAAGCTGGACAACCCGCTGCAGATGTACCTGAACGACATCTACACCATTCCGGCCAATCTCGCGGGCCTGCCGGGTGCGAGCGTGCCGTGCGGATTTGTGGACGGGCTGCCCGTGGGGCTGCAGCTCATTGGCCGGCCATTCGATGAGGCGACCATTTTGCGCGTGGCGCACGCGTACGAGCAGGTGCGCGACTTCGCGTGGCCGAAACCGGTGCTGGGGGTGGCAGAATGAACTACGAGACGATCATCGGCCTCGAGGTGCACGTCGAGCTGAAGACGGACACCAAGATCTTCTGCGGCTGCCGCAACGACAGCAAGTCGGAGCCCAACACGAACGTGTGCCCGGTCTGCCTCGGCCATCCCGGCACCCTGCCGGTGTTGAACGAGCGGGCGCTGGAGCTTGCGGTCAAGGCGGCGCTCGCGCTCCACTGCAAGATCAACCAGAAGTCGAAGTTCGACCGGAAAAACTACTTTTACCCGGATCTTCCAAAGGGGTATCAGATCTCGCAGTACGACAAGCCCATCGGCGAACACGGGTACATCGAGATCGAGGTGAACGGCGAGACGAAGCGCATTGGCATCACGCGCCTGCATCTTGAAGAGGACGCGGGCAAGTCGATGCACGCCTCGGATGGATCGCACACGCTCGTCGACTACAACCGCACGGGCGTGCCGCTCATCGAGATTGTGTCGGAGCCGGACATCCGCTCGCCGGAAGAGGCGCGGTTGTACCTCGAGGCGCTCAAGAGCATCATGGAGTACTGCGACGTGTCTGACTGCAAGATGGAGGAGGGGTCGCTGCGCTGCGACGCCAACATCTCCCTCCGTCCCGTGGGGCAGACGGCGTTTGGCAACAAGGTCGAGTTGAAAAACATGAACTCGTTCCGGTTCGTGCAGCGCGCGCTCGAGTACGAGGTCGAACGGCAGCGCGAGCGGTACGAGAGCGGCGAGCCCGTCATCCAGGAAACGCGCCGCTTTGACGAGGCGACTCAGACGACGGTGTCGATGCGCACCAAGGAGGAGGCGCACGACTACCGCTACTTCCCCGAGCCGGACTTGGTCGATCTCGACATCGACGACGCGTGGCTCGAGCGGATCCGGGCCTCACTGCCTGAGTTGCCGTCGGCCAAGCGCCGCCGGTATGTAGAGGAACTGGGCCTGCCCCGGTACGACGCGGGCGTGCTCACCTCCGATCCGAAGATGGCCGCGTACTACGAGGCCGTGATCGCGGCCGGCGCCGACGCGAAACAGGCTTCGAACTGGGTGATGAGCGACGTCTCCGGCGCGTTGAACGCCGAGGGCAAGACGTTTGCGGATTGCCCCATTCCGCCTGAGCATCTGGCGGGGCTCATCGGCGAGATCGCGAGCGGCAAGATCTCGTCGAAGCAGGCGCGCGAGGTGTTCAAGCTGATGTGGGAGACCGGCAAGAGCGCGGCGGAGATCATCAAGGAGAAGGGCTTCGAGCAGGTGAGCGATCCGGCCCAGTTGCAGCCCATCATTGACGAGGTCGTGGCGAACAATCCGAAATCGGTGGCGGACTACAAGGGCGGCAAGGAGCGCGCGCTGGCGGCGCTCGTCGGCCAGGTCATGAAGGCGACGCGCGGCAAGGCCAACCCGACGCTGGTGAACGAGATGCTGATTGAGAAGATCAAGAGCCTCTGACGGAGGGATGCTTCCATGGCGAACACCCAATCGCCGCCCGTCGCGGCGGGCGAGGAATACGAGGTCGAGGCCATCCGCCAAAACGACGACGGCGACGGGGTCGCCCAGATTCGCGGGATGACGGTGTTCATCCCGTTTTTGTTACCCGGCGAACGCGCGCGCGTGCGAATTGAGCAGGTAGAGAAGCGATTTGCGCGCGCTCGACTGTTGGATCGGATGAACGACGCGCCGGATCGCGTGGAGCCAAGGTGCCCGGTGTTTACGCGGTGCGGCGGCTGTCAGGTGCAACACATGGGGTATGCGGCGCAGGCGGGGTGGAAGGAGGCCCGGATTCGGCGGATGGCCGAGCGACTGGGGCTCGATACTGGTCTGGTTCGGCCCATCGAGACCTCGTGCACCCCTTACCGCTACCGGAATCAGGTCCAGATGCCCGTGCACTGGAACGAGGCCGCGCAGCGCGTGGAGATGGGCTTCTTCGAGCCCGGCTCCCACGACATGGCCGTGACGGAGACGTGCCTCCTCGTTCCCGAGGCGATGGACGACGTCCTCCGCCGCGCTCGCTGGTTTCTCACGTCGCTCGGGTCGACGGCGCAGTTTGTCCACCACGTCATTGTGCGGCAGTCGGACGCGACGGGCGACATGGCGGTGGTGTTCGCGCTGGCCACGGACGATCCGTCTGTCAAGCGATCCGTCGGCCGCTTCCACGCTCCGCAGGTCGCGCAGGTGGC
This window harbors:
- a CDS encoding SDR family NAD(P)-dependent oxidoreductase, whose product is MRLEDRVAVITGAASGMGRAMAIRFAQEGARVLAVDIAAEG
- a CDS encoding dioxygenase family protein, which translates into the protein MTREMPSLFIAHGSPMVAIEDSVYGRYLDQLSRDLPVPRSIVVFSAHWTEGVQTISASPQPDTIHDFYGFPETLYQIRYPAPGDPALAVRIQELLVSAGIEARLDLARGFDHGVWTILSRIFPDASIPVVSMSVDPALRPEHQFQIGRALAPLRQESVLIIGSGATVHNLRMLQWNREDGQPEAWAEAFERWLESRISEGDVDALFAYREEAPYAEWAAPSWGVEHLIPLFYAMGAGEERPQGRLLHRDWQYGSLANSVYAFGELV
- a CDS encoding GNAT family N-acetyltransferase; protein product: MELSRTHHTIQVIRPQREADRQWLLDLWNREWGGETMVSRGRVYRLEDVEAVIAVKGGAYVGAATFVVLDEECELLSLNSLVEGIGVGTRLLQAVEDRAKWVGVPRVTLITSNDNLKAMRFYQRRGYRFHAVHVGAIDEARKRKPSIPRLGLDGIPLHDEIEMRKVW
- the pcrA gene encoding DNA helicase PcrA — encoded protein: MVATAGASDILKGLNEKQREAVTATDGPVLVIAGAGSGKTSVLTRRIAYLIAERRVPPWAILAITFTNKAAREMEERIERLVGPVASDIWTSTFHAMCARILRRDIHHLGYTSAFTVLDAADQVSLVRRLMQEMNIDVRKFEPRAVLSVISQHKNELRSAEKALDLAGSPYDKMVGDVYLAYERRLRENQALDFDDLLVKTVELFRKVPDVLAYYQHRFSHIHVDEYQDTNHAQYVLVKLLAERRRNLCVVGDSDQSIYGWRGADIRNILEFQRDYPDARVIRLEQNYRSTGRILRIANQVIQHNQLRLEKNLWTDRGEGERAKLFVAPDERVEADWVADEIARMVADGRRYRDVAILYRTNAQSRVLEEAFLQRGIPYRIYGGLRFYERREVKDVIAYLRLVANPNDDVSFLRVVNVPKRGIGDTTLEKLAEYARQRGTSLFEAALHAPEAGISKKAASALQSFVELIQTLQLQRAFLPLTDLTDELLERSGYREALRAERSMEAENRLENLDEFLSLTREFDEEGVSDGEMGALEQFLTHVALVSDADLPGGRPGRREDVDEVSMMTLHAAKGLEFPVVFLVGLEEGVFPHRRALDGGEELEEERRLCYVGITRAMERLYLTTCRSRMLFGERRSFTPSRFLSEMPASDIERVGEEETMFGRGWRDARAGMRAPVHVVADAASGPRMSVPRSFGADLSVPYEPGDLVEHRKWGRGVIVAKSGEGESLELVVRFDDPIGEKRLFAKFAPIHKVDP
- the ligA gene encoding NAD-dependent DNA ligase LigA, translating into MRVVDAKSALSLEEARARAKVLREQIEYHNRKYYLEDNPEISDAEWDALMRDLIELERKYPELVDPASPTQRVGAPALEGFAKVVHEVPMLSLANAYSTEDLLDWDRRVRQAVGDDVRYVCELKIDGLAVALRYQEGRLVLGATRGDGEVGEDITANIRTIRNVPLELSEPVSLEVRGEAYMPKREFMRLNELREQQGEPLFANPRNAAAGSLRQLDPAVAASRRLGVIVYQLVRAEAHGCETHSQALDYVARLGLPAHRERHVCANIEDVIAYIEAWADKRHELPYATDGMVVKVDSLALQARLGATAKSPRWAIAYKYAAEQAETTLRAIELNVGRTGVVTPTAVFDPVQLAGTTVSRASLHNEDLVREKDIRVGDVIVVQKAGDIIPEVIRSLPERRTEPLPEFRMPETCPQCGSRLVRLDGEVAWRCINPDCPALLREGLIHFCSRDAMNIEGLGEQWITVLLERGLVRTHADLYRLRKSDLIQLDRMGDKLADKLLHNIQESKRNSLERLLFGLGIRHVGEKAAKTLAEHFGTMDTLMSATEEELMAVPDIGPKVAQSIRQYFDTPRVRQLIGELKDLGVNMVYLGPQKVSDGPLAGKTVVLTGVLHAADRKQATEWIERMGGKVASSVSAKTDVLIAGEKAGSKLAKAQEILRTHPDAKLEIWDEAAFLRLVDEAGLR
- the gatC gene encoding Asp-tRNA(Asn)/Glu-tRNA(Gln) amidotransferase subunit GatC; its protein translation is MKITDETVSHVAKLARLWLHPQELSQLVPQLNDILEYAAKLQSVSLDGVEPTSHPFHEVNVVRPDVPRESLSRVEALRNAPDQDQGMVRVPAVLEGGGGA